The Xiphophorus maculatus strain JP 163 A chromosome 23, X_maculatus-5.0-male, whole genome shotgun sequence genome contains a region encoding:
- the LOC102227225 gene encoding SH3 domain and tetratricopeptide repeat-containing protein 2-like isoform X2: MCSMGNTLNQEDISPAELDALWREPPYSLGGTNEHFSDNNIMTQGEEEDGPTGDSGEGAEYDSYWKKKEAFLRGSKISVGEKFSSEIVLRFTGRRRSGDNPDQYLQEALRTRLRVVESNSKDITQLFKDLSARLVSVHAEKDIFVLTFKTVEEIWKFSTYLSLGFVARCLENFLCDQSFWLDAELLRELEINVTVDEEHLATLYLELLLQEGSFFAKALFTRSEEDEDSEEQLAFKKNDLLIVRDTGKDDIWEGTMLATGNHGQVPVHAMQPLPYPFYQWFLRKYPGQAGYSPVEKELFESAIVTGSCEAIVDYSPAGPDELQLSQGDTVEIQGLLIRGLSIFIGRHTSTGHTGFVHRAHVKPLNTKPLDRQLVFLTEEEKASLAQVNPYSSEPSESCLLERLFSSDISSVYRLDRLNEADFMYIRNRPKHDFKGFSSARQSLMSERSEGRQNQSSPRASVSVASPRVSLYHSLNPLPREGERLSFNLEDTFKELDEFQEDPPLFMEENSWEGEKTELSDPTLTLLNHEHFQDEFLPLYDVHCSFLWMTFGEKTEDELSGHLESVRECAKRLGMHWAHRRACFVLGRLCARKLKFSQARVYYEEALSVSVNSFSDVPLLVALFTNLTAIYLKQRMTDKLPQILEKASALILCLPSHAFMSSDEVELLKLLLRRSVVLGDKHLEARVCYLISSLYLVLKKTEDTLPFFERLQFLSATLSTTEGGPIKPLDLNWLLSWLYHRKYMPYLALASLSLDSREDHSLCDAFQRIELFIRNSVRLNPCWKEGTSLLPAQIVVYLQQALAVAEQGDDIKMQRDLCLGLALTYQQYGALDKAVRCAQQAVETGSHINEEDGFEASVLLGWLLVLTGQAERAQSILEPLLTSLQSTDSPTQQGVIHNLLALCLRHRGRVREAGWHLHSALEISRESGNQRNQALALANLGCLALDAGANLLAERFLVRSLCLFLDLWESPTDEEHVQVYLWLGQSYKDRGKSQDIRACYEMGLLIALHARNLHSQMVVAKLLSVLYAEMLLYRQSIVYYEHCVSVSRELKDKRREGEYLEKLSSLYLSLNTEKSSRKSLDYTKQSLRISIDLGKREEESETWLQVGRIYYLIQEDELADMYLQAAVKTALRMNDPHFALSIYEEAGDVYFKGHRNRMASEIFYRDGSLPFARSIKDVHSEFRLLSKLTELLMNQGEQEEALQYATLAVQIVNQTGVRENERTAYHRLATIYYNLQQYEMAEYNYLKSLSLCPPTLQHPTEARYYTKVYCRLGNITLHDFKDAFDAVGYFYLALAAALEDKANPEALYVVYMKLAEIHGSHMPDAQLCQLYIDRAQSLKRVLAGVESVPDSDSNLKRENLSNVYTGYRKSANDTHSTFDFVPEDERFVDSTAARAHSVKTDSGEILTDMNLEGDYGQKDHSHCPGDTDSRYLDVSGSETDTIASQSYSDSVITGSFDTAKEHISDSSSTTDTYQNPTEGKDSELDSDHSMPSQIPANPTGDLTRHTDARDTDSDVPDEQSTLSKETDALSDPTQTDCDAGWKGTATMNNGKAASKDNAWRHMEKYTFCDAHSEHTDGDT; the protein is encoded by the exons ATGTGCAGCATGGGTAACACACTTAACCAAGAAG ACATCTCCCCTGCTGAGCTGGATGCTCTTTGGAGGGAACCGCCATACAGTCTCGGAGGGACAAATGAACACTTCTCAGACAATAACATCATGACTCAAG gtgaggaagaggatggtCCTACTGGCGACTCAGGAGAAGGAGCAGAATATGACAGCTACTGGAAGAAGAAAGAGGCCTTCCTTCGAGGAAGTAAAATTTCAGTCGGGGAGAAATTCTCTTCAG AAATCGTGCTCCGGTTTACTGGGCGGAGGCGTTCCGGTGATAATCCAGACCAGTACCTGCAGGAGGCGCTGCGCACACGACTCCGAGTGGTGGAGAGCAACAGCAAAGACATCACTCAGCTCTTTAAA GACCTGTCGGCTCGTCTGGTCTCTGTTCATGCTGAGAAGGACATCTTTGTGCTCACATTTAAGACGGTGGAGGAGATCTGGAAGTTTTCAACTTACCTGTCATTAG GTTTTGTTGCCCGATGCTTGGAGAACTTCTTGTGTGACCAGTCTTTCTGGCTGGACGCGGAGCTGCTTCGTGAGTTAGAGATCAATGTCACTGTGGACGAAGAGCATCTCGCCACCCTCTACTTAGAGCTTCTGCTTCAAGAAG GATCTTTTTTTGCCAAGGCGCTGTTCACCAGAAGTGAGGAGGATGAAGACAGTGAGGAGCAGCTGGCATTTAAAAAGAATGACCTGCTGATAGTGAGGGATACGGGGAAGGACGACATTTGGGAGGGCACTATGCTCGCCACGGGGAACCACGGCCAGGTACCAGTCCACGCCATGCAGCCACTGCCCTACCCCTTCTACCA GTGGTTCCTCAGGAAGTATCCGGGCCAAGCTGGATACTCACCAGTAGAAAAGGAACTGTTTGAAAGTGCAATTG TGACCGGTTCGTGTGAAGCCATCGTTGACTACAGTCCCGCTGGGCCTGATGAGCTCCAGCTGAGTCAAGGGGACACGGTGGAGATCCAGGGTCTGCTGATACGGGGCCTTTCCATCTTCATAGGAAGACACACATCCACAGGACACACTGGATTTGTTCACAGGGCCCACGTCAAGCCTCTAAACACCAAACCCCT agacagacaatTGGTCTTTCtcacagaggaggagaaggccAGCCTGGCTCAGGTTAACCCGTATAGCTCAGAGCCAAGCGAAAGCTGCCTTCTGGAAAGACTCTTCTCATCAGACATCAGCTCTGTGTACAGACTAG ACAGGCTGAACGAGGCCGACTTCATGTACATACGGAATCGGCCAAAGCATG ATTTCAAGGGTTTTTCCAGCGCCCGTCAGAGCCTTATGTCCGAAAGAAGCGAAGGAAGGCAGAACCAATCCTCCCCCCGCGCCTCTGTCTCTGTCGCCTCACCACGCGTGTCCCTCTACCATTCCCTCAATCCTCTTCCACGAGAGGGAGAGCGGCTCTCTTTCAATCTGGAGGACACATTTAAAGAGCTAGATGAGTTTCAGGAGGATCCCCCTCTCTTCATGGAAGAGAACAGCTGGGAGGGGGAGAAGACGGAGCTCAGTGACCCGACACTGACTCTGTTAAACCACGAACACTTCCAG GATGAATTTCTGCCCTTGTACGACGTACACTGTTCCTTCCTGTGGATGACTTTCGGTGAGAAGACTGAGGACGAACTGTCCGGACATCTTGAGAGTGTCAGGGAGTGCGCCAAGAGACTGGGCATGCACTGGGCACATCGGCGTGCGTGCTTTGTCCTTGGCAGACTTTGCGCCAGAAAACTAAAGTTCTCCCAG GCACGAGTATACTACGAGGAAGCTCTGAGTGTCAGCGTCAACAGCTTCTCTGATGTACCGCTTCTCGTGGCTCTCTTCACAAACCTCACTGCCATCTACCTGAAGCAGCGTATGACTGATAAACTGCCCCAGATCCTGGAGAAGGCCAGTGCCTTGATACTCTGTCTTCCCAGCCATGCTTTCATGTCCTCAGATGAAGTTGAACTGCTGAAGCTCCTCCTGAGAAGATCCGTCGTGTTGGGGGACAAACATTTGGAGGCTCGCGTCTGCTACCTCATCTCTAGCCTCTACTTAGTTCTTAAGAAGACAGAAGACACGCTACCTTTCTTTGAGCGACTTCAGTTTCTTTCAGCAACACTATCGACCACCGAAGGCGGACCTATCAAACCTTTGGACCTCAACTGGCTCTTGAGCTGGCTCTATCATCGTAAATACATGCCTTACTTAGCACTGGCCTCCCTAAGCCTGGACTCAAGAGAAGACCATTCACTTTGTGATGCTTTCCAGAGGATTGAGTTGTTTATCAGGAACTCTGTCCGTCTGAATCCGTGCTGGAAGGAAGGAACCTCACTACTCCCCGCTCAGATAGTGGTTTACCTGCAGCAGGCTCTTGCCGTAGCTGAGCAGGGTGATGACATAAAGATGCAGCGGGACCTTTGTTTGGGTTTGGCTTTGACCTACCAGCAGTACGGTGCGCTGGATAAAGCAGTACGCTGCGCACAACAAGCTGTGGAGACAGGAAGCCATATCAATGAGGAGGATGGCTTTGAGGCTTCAGTGCTACTTGGTTGGCTGCTGGTGTTGACGGGTCAGGCTGAGAGGGCTCAGAGTATTTTAGAGCCACTGCTCACATCACTACAG AGCACAGACAGTCCCACTCAGCAAGGAGTCATCCATAACCTTTTAGCATTGTGTCTGAGGCATCGGGGTCGGGTCCGAGAGGCAGGTTGGCATCTTCACTCTGCCTTGGAAATCTCCAGAGAGAGTGGCAACCAAAGGAATCAGGCGCTGGCACTGGCTAACCTGGGCTGCCTGGCGCTGGATGCTGGGGCGAACCTCCTTGCGGAGCGCTTTCTGGTTAG gTCTCTGTGTCTTTTTCTGGATCTCTGGGAGAGTCCAACCGATGAGGAACACGTTCAGGTGTATCTGTGGCTTGGGCAGAGTTACAAGGACAGAGGGAAGAGTCAGGACATCAGGGCATGCTATGAAATGGGGCTGCTAATTGCACTGCATGCCAGAAATTTGCACA GTCAGATGGTGGTCGCCAAGCTTCTGAGTGTGCTGTACGCCGAAATGCTGCTCTACCGTCAGAGCATTGTTTACTATGAGCATTGTGTCTCAGTGTCCAGAGAGCTAAAGGACAAGAGACGGGAGGGAGAGTATCTGGAAAAACTCAGCAGCCTCTACCTCTCACTCAACACAGAAAA ATCGTCTCGTAAGTCTCTTGATTACACCAAGCAGAGTCTGAGGATTTCTATCGATCTGGGCAAGAGAGAGGAAGAGTCAGAGACCTGGCTGCAGGTGGGACGAATCTATTACCTCATCCAGGAGGACGAGCTGGCTGACATGTACCTGCAG GCAGCAGTGAAGACAGCCCTGAGGATGAACGACCCTCACTTTGCTTTGAGCATCTACGAGGAGGCGGGAGATGTTTACTTTAAAGGCCACAGGAACCGAATGGCTTCAGAGATTTTCTACAGA GACGGTAGTCTACCATTTGCACGGAGCATCAAAGACGTCCATTCAGAGTTCCGCTTGTTAAGTAAATTAACAGAGCTACTAATGAATCAAGGAGAGCAGGAGGAAGCTCTGCAGTATGCAACACTGGCTGTTCAAATAGTGAACCAAACAG GAGTTCGTGAAAATGAGAGGACTGCATATCATCGATTGGCCACAATTTACTACAATCTTCAGCAGTACGAGATGGCAGAATACAATTACTTGAAGTCCCTTTCCCTGTGTCCGCCTACACTGCAGCACCCCACAGAGGCGCGCTATTACACTAAAGTCTACTGCAGGCTAGGAAACATTACACTACATGATTTCAAG GATGCTTTTGATGCAGTGGGGTACTTCTATTTAGCACTGGCAGCCGCTCTTGAGGACAAAGCTAACCCTGAAGCTCTGTATGTGGTGTACATGAAGCTGGCGGAGATCCATGGAAGCCACATGCCTGATGCTCAGTTGTGCCAGCTGTACATAGACAGAGCTCAGAGTCTGAAGAGAGTCCTGGCCGGAGTTGAAAGCGTCCCAGACAGTGATTCCAACCTAAAAAGGGAGAATTTATCGAATGTCTATACTGGATATAGAAAAAGTGCGAATGACACGCATTCTACCTTTGATTTTGTACCTGAAGACGAAAGGTTTGTAGATAGTACAGCGGCAAGAGCTCATTCGGTCAAGACTGACTCTGGGGAAATATTGACGGACATGAATCTTGAGGGAGATTATGGTCAGAAGGATCACAGTCACTGTCCTGG
- the LOC102227225 gene encoding SH3 domain and tetratricopeptide repeat-containing protein 2-like isoform X1, protein MALISGSCRLLGQMASCCCRPFLNSSCCRPLIKVCLSSFTDISPAELDALWREPPYSLGGTNEHFSDNNIMTQGEEEDGPTGDSGEGAEYDSYWKKKEAFLRGSKISVGEKFSSEIVLRFTGRRRSGDNPDQYLQEALRTRLRVVESNSKDITQLFKDLSARLVSVHAEKDIFVLTFKTVEEIWKFSTYLSLGFVARCLENFLCDQSFWLDAELLRELEINVTVDEEHLATLYLELLLQEGSFFAKALFTRSEEDEDSEEQLAFKKNDLLIVRDTGKDDIWEGTMLATGNHGQVPVHAMQPLPYPFYQWFLRKYPGQAGYSPVEKELFESAIVTGSCEAIVDYSPAGPDELQLSQGDTVEIQGLLIRGLSIFIGRHTSTGHTGFVHRAHVKPLNTKPLDRQLVFLTEEEKASLAQVNPYSSEPSESCLLERLFSSDISSVYRLDRLNEADFMYIRNRPKHDFKGFSSARQSLMSERSEGRQNQSSPRASVSVASPRVSLYHSLNPLPREGERLSFNLEDTFKELDEFQEDPPLFMEENSWEGEKTELSDPTLTLLNHEHFQDEFLPLYDVHCSFLWMTFGEKTEDELSGHLESVRECAKRLGMHWAHRRACFVLGRLCARKLKFSQARVYYEEALSVSVNSFSDVPLLVALFTNLTAIYLKQRMTDKLPQILEKASALILCLPSHAFMSSDEVELLKLLLRRSVVLGDKHLEARVCYLISSLYLVLKKTEDTLPFFERLQFLSATLSTTEGGPIKPLDLNWLLSWLYHRKYMPYLALASLSLDSREDHSLCDAFQRIELFIRNSVRLNPCWKEGTSLLPAQIVVYLQQALAVAEQGDDIKMQRDLCLGLALTYQQYGALDKAVRCAQQAVETGSHINEEDGFEASVLLGWLLVLTGQAERAQSILEPLLTSLQSTDSPTQQGVIHNLLALCLRHRGRVREAGWHLHSALEISRESGNQRNQALALANLGCLALDAGANLLAERFLVRSLCLFLDLWESPTDEEHVQVYLWLGQSYKDRGKSQDIRACYEMGLLIALHARNLHSQMVVAKLLSVLYAEMLLYRQSIVYYEHCVSVSRELKDKRREGEYLEKLSSLYLSLNTEKSSRKSLDYTKQSLRISIDLGKREEESETWLQVGRIYYLIQEDELADMYLQAAVKTALRMNDPHFALSIYEEAGDVYFKGHRNRMASEIFYRDGSLPFARSIKDVHSEFRLLSKLTELLMNQGEQEEALQYATLAVQIVNQTGVRENERTAYHRLATIYYNLQQYEMAEYNYLKSLSLCPPTLQHPTEARYYTKVYCRLGNITLHDFKDAFDAVGYFYLALAAALEDKANPEALYVVYMKLAEIHGSHMPDAQLCQLYIDRAQSLKRVLAGVESVPDSDSNLKRENLSNVYTGYRKSANDTHSTFDFVPEDERFVDSTAARAHSVKTDSGEILTDMNLEGDYGQKDHSHCPGDTDSRYLDVSGSETDTIASQSYSDSVITGSFDTAKEHISDSSSTTDTYQNPTEGKDSELDSDHSMPSQIPANPTGDLTRHTDARDTDSDVPDEQSTLSKETDALSDPTQTDCDAGWKGTATMNNGKAASKDNAWRHMEKYTFCDAHSEHTDGDT, encoded by the exons ATGGCATTGATCTCTGGGAGCTGCCGGCTCCTGGGCCAGATGGCGTCTTGTTGCTGCAGACCGTTCCTCAACTCGTCCTGTTGTCGCCCGCTCATCAAAGTCTGCCTCTCCTCCTTCACAG ACATCTCCCCTGCTGAGCTGGATGCTCTTTGGAGGGAACCGCCATACAGTCTCGGAGGGACAAATGAACACTTCTCAGACAATAACATCATGACTCAAG gtgaggaagaggatggtCCTACTGGCGACTCAGGAGAAGGAGCAGAATATGACAGCTACTGGAAGAAGAAAGAGGCCTTCCTTCGAGGAAGTAAAATTTCAGTCGGGGAGAAATTCTCTTCAG AAATCGTGCTCCGGTTTACTGGGCGGAGGCGTTCCGGTGATAATCCAGACCAGTACCTGCAGGAGGCGCTGCGCACACGACTCCGAGTGGTGGAGAGCAACAGCAAAGACATCACTCAGCTCTTTAAA GACCTGTCGGCTCGTCTGGTCTCTGTTCATGCTGAGAAGGACATCTTTGTGCTCACATTTAAGACGGTGGAGGAGATCTGGAAGTTTTCAACTTACCTGTCATTAG GTTTTGTTGCCCGATGCTTGGAGAACTTCTTGTGTGACCAGTCTTTCTGGCTGGACGCGGAGCTGCTTCGTGAGTTAGAGATCAATGTCACTGTGGACGAAGAGCATCTCGCCACCCTCTACTTAGAGCTTCTGCTTCAAGAAG GATCTTTTTTTGCCAAGGCGCTGTTCACCAGAAGTGAGGAGGATGAAGACAGTGAGGAGCAGCTGGCATTTAAAAAGAATGACCTGCTGATAGTGAGGGATACGGGGAAGGACGACATTTGGGAGGGCACTATGCTCGCCACGGGGAACCACGGCCAGGTACCAGTCCACGCCATGCAGCCACTGCCCTACCCCTTCTACCA GTGGTTCCTCAGGAAGTATCCGGGCCAAGCTGGATACTCACCAGTAGAAAAGGAACTGTTTGAAAGTGCAATTG TGACCGGTTCGTGTGAAGCCATCGTTGACTACAGTCCCGCTGGGCCTGATGAGCTCCAGCTGAGTCAAGGGGACACGGTGGAGATCCAGGGTCTGCTGATACGGGGCCTTTCCATCTTCATAGGAAGACACACATCCACAGGACACACTGGATTTGTTCACAGGGCCCACGTCAAGCCTCTAAACACCAAACCCCT agacagacaatTGGTCTTTCtcacagaggaggagaaggccAGCCTGGCTCAGGTTAACCCGTATAGCTCAGAGCCAAGCGAAAGCTGCCTTCTGGAAAGACTCTTCTCATCAGACATCAGCTCTGTGTACAGACTAG ACAGGCTGAACGAGGCCGACTTCATGTACATACGGAATCGGCCAAAGCATG ATTTCAAGGGTTTTTCCAGCGCCCGTCAGAGCCTTATGTCCGAAAGAAGCGAAGGAAGGCAGAACCAATCCTCCCCCCGCGCCTCTGTCTCTGTCGCCTCACCACGCGTGTCCCTCTACCATTCCCTCAATCCTCTTCCACGAGAGGGAGAGCGGCTCTCTTTCAATCTGGAGGACACATTTAAAGAGCTAGATGAGTTTCAGGAGGATCCCCCTCTCTTCATGGAAGAGAACAGCTGGGAGGGGGAGAAGACGGAGCTCAGTGACCCGACACTGACTCTGTTAAACCACGAACACTTCCAG GATGAATTTCTGCCCTTGTACGACGTACACTGTTCCTTCCTGTGGATGACTTTCGGTGAGAAGACTGAGGACGAACTGTCCGGACATCTTGAGAGTGTCAGGGAGTGCGCCAAGAGACTGGGCATGCACTGGGCACATCGGCGTGCGTGCTTTGTCCTTGGCAGACTTTGCGCCAGAAAACTAAAGTTCTCCCAG GCACGAGTATACTACGAGGAAGCTCTGAGTGTCAGCGTCAACAGCTTCTCTGATGTACCGCTTCTCGTGGCTCTCTTCACAAACCTCACTGCCATCTACCTGAAGCAGCGTATGACTGATAAACTGCCCCAGATCCTGGAGAAGGCCAGTGCCTTGATACTCTGTCTTCCCAGCCATGCTTTCATGTCCTCAGATGAAGTTGAACTGCTGAAGCTCCTCCTGAGAAGATCCGTCGTGTTGGGGGACAAACATTTGGAGGCTCGCGTCTGCTACCTCATCTCTAGCCTCTACTTAGTTCTTAAGAAGACAGAAGACACGCTACCTTTCTTTGAGCGACTTCAGTTTCTTTCAGCAACACTATCGACCACCGAAGGCGGACCTATCAAACCTTTGGACCTCAACTGGCTCTTGAGCTGGCTCTATCATCGTAAATACATGCCTTACTTAGCACTGGCCTCCCTAAGCCTGGACTCAAGAGAAGACCATTCACTTTGTGATGCTTTCCAGAGGATTGAGTTGTTTATCAGGAACTCTGTCCGTCTGAATCCGTGCTGGAAGGAAGGAACCTCACTACTCCCCGCTCAGATAGTGGTTTACCTGCAGCAGGCTCTTGCCGTAGCTGAGCAGGGTGATGACATAAAGATGCAGCGGGACCTTTGTTTGGGTTTGGCTTTGACCTACCAGCAGTACGGTGCGCTGGATAAAGCAGTACGCTGCGCACAACAAGCTGTGGAGACAGGAAGCCATATCAATGAGGAGGATGGCTTTGAGGCTTCAGTGCTACTTGGTTGGCTGCTGGTGTTGACGGGTCAGGCTGAGAGGGCTCAGAGTATTTTAGAGCCACTGCTCACATCACTACAG AGCACAGACAGTCCCACTCAGCAAGGAGTCATCCATAACCTTTTAGCATTGTGTCTGAGGCATCGGGGTCGGGTCCGAGAGGCAGGTTGGCATCTTCACTCTGCCTTGGAAATCTCCAGAGAGAGTGGCAACCAAAGGAATCAGGCGCTGGCACTGGCTAACCTGGGCTGCCTGGCGCTGGATGCTGGGGCGAACCTCCTTGCGGAGCGCTTTCTGGTTAG gTCTCTGTGTCTTTTTCTGGATCTCTGGGAGAGTCCAACCGATGAGGAACACGTTCAGGTGTATCTGTGGCTTGGGCAGAGTTACAAGGACAGAGGGAAGAGTCAGGACATCAGGGCATGCTATGAAATGGGGCTGCTAATTGCACTGCATGCCAGAAATTTGCACA GTCAGATGGTGGTCGCCAAGCTTCTGAGTGTGCTGTACGCCGAAATGCTGCTCTACCGTCAGAGCATTGTTTACTATGAGCATTGTGTCTCAGTGTCCAGAGAGCTAAAGGACAAGAGACGGGAGGGAGAGTATCTGGAAAAACTCAGCAGCCTCTACCTCTCACTCAACACAGAAAA ATCGTCTCGTAAGTCTCTTGATTACACCAAGCAGAGTCTGAGGATTTCTATCGATCTGGGCAAGAGAGAGGAAGAGTCAGAGACCTGGCTGCAGGTGGGACGAATCTATTACCTCATCCAGGAGGACGAGCTGGCTGACATGTACCTGCAG GCAGCAGTGAAGACAGCCCTGAGGATGAACGACCCTCACTTTGCTTTGAGCATCTACGAGGAGGCGGGAGATGTTTACTTTAAAGGCCACAGGAACCGAATGGCTTCAGAGATTTTCTACAGA GACGGTAGTCTACCATTTGCACGGAGCATCAAAGACGTCCATTCAGAGTTCCGCTTGTTAAGTAAATTAACAGAGCTACTAATGAATCAAGGAGAGCAGGAGGAAGCTCTGCAGTATGCAACACTGGCTGTTCAAATAGTGAACCAAACAG GAGTTCGTGAAAATGAGAGGACTGCATATCATCGATTGGCCACAATTTACTACAATCTTCAGCAGTACGAGATGGCAGAATACAATTACTTGAAGTCCCTTTCCCTGTGTCCGCCTACACTGCAGCACCCCACAGAGGCGCGCTATTACACTAAAGTCTACTGCAGGCTAGGAAACATTACACTACATGATTTCAAG GATGCTTTTGATGCAGTGGGGTACTTCTATTTAGCACTGGCAGCCGCTCTTGAGGACAAAGCTAACCCTGAAGCTCTGTATGTGGTGTACATGAAGCTGGCGGAGATCCATGGAAGCCACATGCCTGATGCTCAGTTGTGCCAGCTGTACATAGACAGAGCTCAGAGTCTGAAGAGAGTCCTGGCCGGAGTTGAAAGCGTCCCAGACAGTGATTCCAACCTAAAAAGGGAGAATTTATCGAATGTCTATACTGGATATAGAAAAAGTGCGAATGACACGCATTCTACCTTTGATTTTGTACCTGAAGACGAAAGGTTTGTAGATAGTACAGCGGCAAGAGCTCATTCGGTCAAGACTGACTCTGGGGAAATATTGACGGACATGAATCTTGAGGGAGATTATGGTCAGAAGGATCACAGTCACTGTCCTGG